Within Bifidobacterium dentium JCM 1195 = DSM 20436, the genomic segment AATAATTTCAATTTCATTGAAGATGCCGGTGATTTTCGTTGCGTTCCACGAAAGAGGGTGTTACTCTAGACACTGTCGGATAGTTACATGCGACGGTGATGGCGCCATAAATGAGCATGTAAAAGTTGTTTGTCCATCGAATTCCCGAGTAGGCCATACCCATGTGACGGGGGAATGCGTTTTCATTGCAATTCCAAAGATCCTCCATCTTAGTAGGGGGACTGTGAGGATTACTGAGGGGGCGAATCCGCCTCATGCCTTAACTAGAGTCGAATGGCAGACCAAGATTTAGAAGACTTTAGGTATAGGGGCTTTCATGAGGGGCAATTCAAACATGACCTTACATAGTGCGGCTTGGCGCAGGATGGTAGCCGCCTTCGTCGCCGTCGCCACCCTCCTCGCCATGGTCGTAGTCAGCGGCGTTGCGTCCCACCAGTCCGCTTGGGCCGGTGAACTACAGGGCTTTGATATCGGTAGTAAAGTAACGAGCCTTGAAATCAAGAAGAAGGTCAATGGCTCATGGGTGGACGCGGTAGAAATCACTCCGGATGATGATGTCCGTGTGACGGTGCAGTTTGTCGGTGCTGAAACCCAGTCAATCAAGTCAAATGGGAACAAAGCATATATTAAGGTTGATGGTCCTGCGGATTGTTCCAGCTTCGCCGGTAAGTCGTATGAGCTTACGGATAGTGCGTATTCGGTGAGCCACGGTGGAACTCCTGGAAATTATGAATACGTGAAGCAGGGAGACAACTGGTACATTGTTTTGACCTTCAATGATGCTTACCTGGACTGGGGCGGACAAACGATTCAGGGCAGTGTCTATCTGAATATGAAGGCTGCGCAAGATCAATATCCTTCGGATGGAAAATCTGAGACCATCACAATTGGTGAGAAATCGGGGCAGGTGACGGTCAAGCCGGGCAAAGACCAGCAAGGGGGAGACGGCAAAGGCTCGTACAATCTTCAGAAATCTGCATCCAACCTTCATTATTCGGAAGATAGCAAGACAGCATATTACGACTACACCGTTACGTTGACGGTCAATAAAGATGTGACCGGTCCCATCGAAATGAAGGACACTCTGACCGGCAAAGGCTGGAGCTATGTTGAAGGCAGTTGGAAGGTGTCCGGAGACAACGCTCCCAGCATCAGCCCTACGGTAGGGACTAATGATAGTGGTGCGACCGCTTCCATCATTATCGGTGAGAACGGCAAGACCATCAAAGCCGGAACTTACACCATTACCTACAGTACGTCGACCAGCATTGAATCCAGCAAGTTCAAATCTAAGGACGGCATCTCCAACAAGGTAGAGATCAGCGGATCCGACGCAGGCACGACCATATGGCCTTCCTCTAAAACCCAGACCATTAATAAATCGGGAAATTATGCAGATGGAGAGATCACTTGGACTGTGACCCTGAATAAGGGAGACATCGTTCAATTTTTGGACCAACCAGCTGACTTCACCGATACCATCCCTGACGGTTTGGAACTTGATGGTGATGTGACGGTGACTCAGTACAACGCTGACGGCTCCGTCGTGGGGTCGAGTTCTGCGACCGTGACGGATGGTAAGACCATCTCGTACAGCACGCCGACAGGTCAGTACTACTATGTAATCACCTACAAAACCAAGGTCTCCGATAACGCTTCCATTCCGATCGGCGGAAAGGAATTCACCAATACGGGCAAGACCACCGGCGGGCTCGAAGGCACGTCCGACGGCAAAGTGACCGTACCTAACCATGTAGTGGACAAGCAGAGGGTCTCACAGGATAATCCGACCTCCACTGATGGTAAGACCACCGCCAACGTGCATTGGAAGACGACCATCAATGTCAATGGGTCCTTGGACGGCTACACATATGACGATTATGCCGGAACCTATTGGTCCAACATTTTGAATAAACATGTCAATCCAATGAGTATGTCCGATGCCCAAAGGAACGCCATCGTCGTGAAGGGCGCCGATGGAAAAGCGCTCACTAAGGGAACGGATTACACTGTTTCCGCGAGTGATCATACCGAAAATGGCATTGCCACAGGATTGTTCAAAATCATCTTCAAAGAAGTTACGGGACCGGTGACCATTGAATACGAGACCACGGTCGACGGAAGTATGTTGAATGGGCAAACAGCCAGGAACGTGGCGTATGTTACTGATGGTAAAGGCCATTCGGATACCGATGAAGCGTACACTGAGACGATTCAGGTGATAAACAAGAAGGACCTGATTTGGAAGTTCTCGAATACTCAAAATGACGGCGATGCTTCGGAAAAGAACATCGACCTTGAAGTAGGGCAGGCTCTGCCTTGGACGTTGTGGCTGAACAAGGGCAAGACCCTCACGGGAGACCTGACCGTTGTGGACACGCTGCCCGAGGGAGTCAAATTCGATGAAAGCAGTCTGAAGATCGCGATTGCGTCGGACGGCAACGTCTATGGCAATGTGGGTACATGGGGAACATTGGGCGATTCAAGCAAAGTCACGTACCAGTATGACTCGTCCACTCGCCAATTGACTTTGAGGATTCCCAAAGAAGCATATGTCGTCAACGGACAAAGTCTTATGATTTTCGTTACTTATTCGACGCCGGTCACCGACGCGAGCGGAAAAGGCTTCTCTGATAACGATCGATTGAAGTTCACTAACAAGGCTTCCTTGGAGCAGAATGGTGAAACGGCGGATACTTCATTCACGGAAAATGTAAAGCGCACACCTGTGGCCAAACATGGTTCATATGACCAGATAAACGGTAAATTGAACTACACGATTCCGCTGAATCCAGATGGTGCGACACTGAACGGTGGCTCACCGCTCACGGTGACCGATACCCTTCAGGCCGGCAGCATGCAGTCCAAGGTCAAACTCGATTCGGTCAAGCTTTTCACCGCAGTCACCGTGGATGGCACTATTCAGGCCGGAACTTGGGTGAAGGACCTGCAACTTGCGGATAATGCGTCTGTTGACACATATACGTATGACGAGGCAAACAACAAGTTCGAAACCAAAATCGCCGATTCCACCGCATACGTGTTGGAAACGACCTATTCCGTATCTGGTGCGGATGATGTTGCCGACGATATCCAAGTGACGAACACTGTGAAGTTGTCTGGTAACCAGGAATGGAACAAGAGCGATCAGTCGACAAAAATCGAAGCGGCAACCGGAGGCAGTGTTTCGACCGGCGATCATATTCTGCTGATCAAGCATGATAAGGCTTACTTCGAAAAGAAGCTCTCTGGCGCTAAGTTCACACTTGAGGCTTTACGAGATGGCACTTGGATGAGTCTTGCAATCCTGATCACAAACGATCAAGGACAGGCGCTGTATCCATCTGGCCAAGAGAATGTGGGACTTCGCCAGACTCTGTACCGCTTGACCGAAATCCAGGCCCCCGACGGATACGAGCTCGATTCGACCCCGTATTACTTCTACGTAATCGACGAGGATGCTACATTCGACGTTCCGGAGAGTATTGAAGGAGACCAGTCGTACGAGCCCTCGAATGTTGTGGCGTATAAGTTGCCGAAGAATCAGAACGCCATGTTGACCATCGACCGGTATGACGAAGAAGAGGTCAAGCCGAATCCAGGCCAGATCAAAGTCACTAAGGTCTGGAAAGACAAGGATGGCCAAGAGGTGACGGATCCGGTTGCTTTGAGCAAGATGGTTCCGGTTCAGATTACTCTGACGAAGACCGTGACTGCGGAAGACGGCTCCGTTACGACTGAAACAGTTGGCACCAAGGAACTTTCCTCCGACAACAACTGGGTGTGCGAATGGAACGATTTGTCTGCAGAGGAAAACGTCAAGTATTCCGTGATCGAAACACCGGTGGACGGATATAGGGCAACGTACAAACTGAACGGAGAGGCTTCTGCCGGCACGAACTTCAGTCTTGAACAGGATGGTGACTTGGTCACGGTTACCAACACTCCGGCATCAGCCAGTGTGGAGCTCCCCTCGACCGGCGGAATGGGCGATGCCTGGTTCATTGGCGGTGGCGTGCTGACGGTGTTGGTGGCGAGCTTCGGGCTGGCCGAATCCCTCAAGAACGCCAAGCGTAGCAAGGTTTCCCAGAAGTGAAGCGACTAGTAAGGCTCTGGAAGGGCACTCCATAACCATTCCGGGCCTGAAGGCATGCGGACCTTTGGGCATACTCCAATTCGCACATCACCCAAGGCTTTGCTTGGTCAAGGGCAAAACCCTCCAACCAGGCAAGGCCGAAAACAAACAGATTACAGACTTTTGTGGCTGCTGGGCATCCAGTCCAGTAGCCGTACCGAAGTGAAGAACAATTTCCAATAGATAAGGGATTAATTATGAAGAGGGCAATCAACGCTCTGGTTGCGGTGCTCGCCACCGTTGCCATGGCAGTCGCTGGTTTCATGGGCGCGGGTACTGCGTTCGCAGATGAGGCCAATACCATCACCGGTCCGAAGAATGGCCATACCTATGAGGCCTATCAGATCTTCACTGGTGATCTGGCTGATGGCAAGCTGTCCAACGTCAAGTGGGGCTCCGCTACTGCAAAGAACGGTACCGCTGTCACCGATGCGGAATTGAAGACGGTCACCGATCTGGCTTCCAAGTCCGTGAATGACAATGCGCAGGCGACCGCGAACGCCATCGCCGCGTATCTCAAGTCCGATGCCCAGCCGACCGCGACCATCGATGACACCAACCCCACCGCTCAGGTGCCGTCTGGCTACTACCTGATCAAGGACAAGAACAACACGGTTCCTGACGGACAGGCCGCCACCACCTACATCGTGACCGTGGCCGGTAATGTGACTATCACCCCGAAGTCCGACGTTCCGTCCTTCGAGAAGAAGCTGAAGGATACCAACGACACCACCGGTGAGACCTCCGACTGGCAGGATTCTGCCGACTACGACATCAACGATGCCGTCCCGTTCAAGCTCGAAGGCACCGTGGCTTCCAACTACGCCGACTATGACACTTACTACTTCGCCTTCCATGATGTCGAAGAGAACAGCCTGACCTTCAACAAGGACTCCGTCAAGGTCTATGTCGACGACACTGAGATCACCAGCGGCTATTCGGTTGTGACCGAAGGCCTGACCGACGATTGCACCTTCGAGGTGAAGTTCGCTAACCTGAAGACCATCGATGGCGTTAAGGCCGGTTCCAAGATCCGCGTCGAGTACACCTCCACGTTGAACGAGAACGCCGTCCTTGGTAAGCATGGCAACGTGAACAAGGCCAAGCTCCAGTTCTCCAACAACCCGAACGACTCCCAGAACGGTGAAACCAGCCCGACCGGCGAGACCCCGTGGGACAACGTCATCGTGTTCACCTACAAGACCGTCATCAACAAGGTCGACGACAAGAACCAGCCGCTGAAGGGCGCCGAATTCACCCTGAGCAAGAAGATGAAGGATGGATCCACCAAGACCGTGGCCGTCGTGAAGGACAGCGAAGGCACCACCTTCACCTTCAACGGCCTGGATGACGGCGACTACGTCCTGACCGAAACCAAGACCCCGGCCGGCTACAACTCCATCAAGCCGATCACCTTCACCGTGACCGCCAACCATACGATCACCTGGGAAGGCGAAGATCGTGACACGATCCTGACCAGCCTGAGCGGCAACGCCGCTTCTGGTGAGATCACCTTCACGCCTACGGATGACAAGTCCGAGCTGGACACCAACGTGGTCAACAAGCCGGGTTCCTCCCTGCCGGAGACCGGTGGCATGGGCACCATCGTGCTGTACGCTGCCGGTGCCGTCCTGGTGATCGCGGCCGGCGTGTACTTCGGTCTCAAGAAGAAGAACGCTCGCTGAGCGAACTGGTGTGATGTGATTCATGGAGCGGTCCGAATCGTTCGGGCCGCTCCATGGTCACCGACACGGCGAGGAACGTATGAGTCGGCACAGGGTACGGAAAGCCAAGGCGAGCCTGGGATCGCGGATCATGTCCGCGTTCTTCGCGTTCGTGCTCGTGGCGGGGTTGGTCCTGCTGGCGTATCCGAGTGTCGCGAACTGGTGGAACCAGTTGCACCAGTCACGGGCCGTGGCGACCTACATCGCGCAGAGCAAGGATTATTCCAAACAGCAGCGCAAGGTCATGATCGCCATGGCACGCCAATATAATGCGCAGCTTTCGCAGCGGGCGTTGCTAAGCAAGAGCGAGAACGAGAACGACCGTTGGGTCATGACCGATGCCGAGAAACGGTATTACGAGAGCGTGCTCGACAGCACCGGCACGGGTGTGATGGGCTACGTGACCATCCCCAGCATCAAGGTGCGCCTGCCGATCTACCACGGCACCGACGAGGGCATCCTGCAGATCGCGACCGGCCATATCGCGGGCAGTTCGCTGCCGGTGGGCGGCGAGTCCACGCATGCGGTGGTGTCCGGGCATACCGGACTGCCCAGTGCCAAGCTTTTCACCGGCCTGGACAAGCTGAAGAAGGGCGACACGTTCGCCTTCCATGTGCTCGACCAGACCTACACGTATCAGGTGGACCAGATCAGCGTGGTCCTGCCGAAAGACCTTTCAAAACTGAACATCGAGTCGGGTATGGATTACGCGACCCTGGTGACCTGCACGCCGTACGGCGTGAACACGCACCGTCTGCTGGTGCGCGGGCACCGCATCGCGAACCCGGATGCCGCCGACACGACCGACTATGACGCGCGCATCCGGCTGATGAGCGCGATCATCATCACCACGACGCTGCTCGTGCTCACGGCCATCTTCTCGTGGCTGGCCTGGACGACGAGACGCTACCTCGCGCAGAAGAGGGCGATGCGGCCGATGCCGTTATCGGGGGAGCCATGGGACGACGTGGCCGGCATCGCGGACCCGTTGAACGACAACCAACGCCGACATGCAAAGGAATGGCGAAAATGAACAATCACGATAACGGCCGTGTTCGCGGCCTCTTTCACGCAGTCGCGATGATTGTGGCGTTCGTGTGCGCCGCGGCCTGCGCCCTTGCGGTCGCGCTGGGTGCGGGCGTCGCCGTGGCGCATGCGGACGAGACGGGGCGGGCCGGCGGGACCGGCACCATCGAACTGAAGTACGAATACCAAGGCGAGTCGCTCGAGGGCGACGGGGTGAGCCTGTACCGCGTGGCCGATTGGGACGGCGGCGCGTTCACGCTGCGCGACGAGTACGCCGACGCCGACTTCGGCACCGACGCGCGCGGCTGGGACGGTCTCATGGACGACCTGAAGGATGGCAAGGCCAGTGCCGAACAGTTCCAGGCGGCCGCCAACACGTTAGACGCGTACGTACGCGCCGAGGGCATCGAAGCGACGCAGACCGGCACCATCTACGGGCTGGGCGCCTCCTTCTCCGGCGTGGACAAGGGCCTGTACCTGGTGGTCTACGACCGTTTCGAGGACGCCGTGAAGACGTGCGGCTCCTCCGCGAGCCTGGTGTCCGTGCCGTCCAACGAGAACGGCAAGCTCGTGTCGGACGTGAAGGCGTATTCCAAGAGTTCGTGCGAGGCGACTCCGGAGAGCCCGGAGACCACGCGGGTGGACGTCACCAAGGTATGGAAGGGCGACACGCAGCAGGCGCGTCCCGGGTCCATCCAGGTGCAGCTGATCCGTGACGGCGAGGTGTACGACACCGCGACATTGGCCGCCGGGAACAATTGGAAACATTCGTGGAGCGGCCTGGATGCCTCGCATGACTGGCTCGTCAGGGAGAAGAACGTGCCGGAGGGTTACGTGGTGGCCGTCGAGCGTGACTCGACCGATGTCACGATCACGAACACCGCGACCAAGCAGGCGAGTACCGGCTCGAACGTGATGGTCGTGGCCGGGCTCATGGTCGCTGTGGCGTTGGCGGCGCTGGTGACGCTCGCCATAGTCCGCACACGCCGCAACCGCAACTGATCCGAATGCGCAACTGATCCGAATGCGCAACTGATCCGAATATACGAAAAACTGGTCTGTTTCCAGCGTAATTGGCTGGAAACAGACCAGTTCTTCGTATATATATAAACCAGTATCCGAGGTACATGCGGTTGGTGACCGCAGCACGTGAGGTGACTGCTCGATGTGTGAAGGATGATGCGGACGGGTGTATTACAGGGGGAACATAGTGGGTGTGTTCCTCGTTTGAAAAACGCTTGCATCTCAGGTGAATTTGGGGGTACTTTACAAAATCTTCACAAGCAGATTCCCCGAAATCGGGGGGGGGGGTGCTGTTTTTGGGTATCGCACCCCCGTTTCCCCTATTTCAGGGGTTTCCTTGGATATGAAAGGGTGGAATGGATGATAACGAAGGGTGTTATCGGGGGATAATAGCCGTTCAAAACCACCGGTGAGGTACGGTTTTGATACGCTTCGTGGCGTAGAAATAACCCTAGGCAGTTTTCAAGGGGGTTATTATGGCAGGCAGTCAAGGGCTGTTCACGCTCAAAGAGGCCGCTTACCTGCGGTCTCTTCCGGCTGTGAAAGAGGTGAGTGCCACTCGCATCACCTATTCCGACCGATTCAAGGTCGAATGCGTACGCCGTTACCTCAAGGGGGAATCGGCCCGCAAGATCTTCCGCGATGCTGGGCTCGATCCGTCCCTTATCGGGGCGAAGCGCATCGAACGTTGCATCGCACGCTGGAAGACCACCAAATCCATTGTCGATGAAGCCGCAAGGATCGATGCCAACGCCAGTGGCGAAGACGGCGTCGATACCGCCGCCTCCGGGCAGGTGGGGTGCATCGATGCGAAATCCGTGCTTGATAGCTACGACATCGCCAACGCGGCGTTCGCAGCGATCAGCACCAGCAAATCCGGTCGCGAAATGTTCGACGTGCGCGACTTGATCATCTACCAGCAGGTGCAGCAAATCACCGCCCTGCAAGAGAAGGTGGCCGAGTTGCAGCGTCGCATCGAACATTTGACCGATGTCGCCGCTGCCAGGAATGTCGCGACCGAAACCGCGGCGGCGACCGACTGAGGGGACTGACAAGACCAGGTTGGTAGATGTGCGAACTGCGGACATGAGGCGAGCCTGTAGCCAACCAATCCAAAAGACGACGGGTAGTAGCGGTAAGTGAAGCGGCCGCTACGCCCGTCGTCTTTTGTTTGACCTGTGCGGGGTGGTCGGGCATCTCCACCTACAATGGTGGGTATGGCATCTAAAGGAAAACCCTCACCGAGGTCGGCGGTAAAGCCCTTAAGCGACGCGCAGGTGGCGAAACTGGCGGCGGCACATCATCTGGTCGATCCCACCCGTGACTTTCCGACCGGACCGCGAACGGCCAATACGGCGGAAATCGAAGCGCAGAATCCCAAGGCTACGCACCGGCTGCTGACCGGCTGCGACGTGGTGCTCCGCAACCGCAGCAAGGTGCGCGCGTGGGGGCTTGAGCATGTGCCGGAAACCGGTCCGTTCATCACCGCGGCGACGCATGTGACCATGTACGACGTGTTCGTGCCGATGGTCGGCCTGTTCCATCAGGGACGCCGCCCCCGTTACATGGCGAAAGCCGAAATGGCGACCTGGCCGCTGATCGGCAAATGGTTCCAGCTGGTCGGCATGCAGCCCGTACAGAGACGTTCAGGTAAGGCAAAGGCCATCGAAGAGACGTCGATCGAAATTCTGACCTCCGGACGACCGCTGACCGTGTGGCCGGAAGGCACCGTGACGCGCGACCCCCAGAAGTGGCCGATGAGCATGAAGAACGGCGTGGGCGTGATAGCGCTGGAATCCTCACGCAGACTCGGCTACCAAGTACCGCTGTTCTGCTCCGTGACGTGGGGTGCAGCAAGCATCAACCACTTCTGGCCGTGGCCGCGCAAGAACGTGGTGATGTGCTACGACGCGGCGTTGGATTATGCGGATCTGCTGGAGGGCTCTTCCGAGTGGGGCGAGAGCGTGCCGGAACACCTGGCCGATGAGCTGACCCGCCGCATCCGCGTGCGCATGACCGAAATCATGGCCGAAATCCGCGGCGAGCAAGCACCTGACGGCTATTGGGACTACCGCACCATGAGGCGCGTGAGGGAGTAAGCGGGGCTCACCTTTGCCGGCGCAAACGGCGGATTCCATACCGAGCCGGCTGTAGCATAGGGGAAGCAACGTTGAAGGCGGTAATCCGCGGGAGCGATCCAAGGAGCGAAACAATGACGAACGTGACGGTACTGGGCGCAGGTGCTTGGGGAACGACCTTCGGCCAGGTGCTGGCCGACGCGGGCAACAACGTGACCATGTGGGCCATCGAGCCGGAAATCGTGGAAGGCATCCGCGACCACCATCACAACGGCGTGCGCCTGCCCAGCGTGGCGGTGCTGCCGAACAACATGACCGCGACCGGCGACCGGGCCGAGGCCGTGCGTGACGCCGACATCATCATCGTGGCCATCGCGGCGCAGTTCGCGCGCGTGGCCTTGCAGGAATTCAAGGACCTCATTCCCAAGACGGCGCTCGTGGCATCGCTGATGAAGGGCATCGAACGTTCCACGGGCAAGCGTATGGACGAAGTCGTCACCGAAACCCTGGATTTGCCGGCGGAACGTTTCGCGGCCATCTCCGGGCCGAATCTGAGCAAGCAGATCGCCGACCGCGAACCGGCCGCCACCGTAGTGGGCTGCACCGACCTCGACAACGCCCGCACCATCGCCGCCGCCTGCTCCACCGACTATTTCCGCGCCTTCGTGACGCGCGACGTGATCGGCCTGGAAATGTGCGGATCGCTCAAGAACGTGGTGGCACTCGCCGTGGGCATGGCCCGCGGTGCCGGCTACGGCGAGAACACCGCAGCCATGATCGAGACCCGAGGCCTCGCCGAACTGACCGCACTGGGTGCGGCGGCCGGCGCCGATCCGAAGACCTTCGCCGGACTCGCCGGCGTGGGCGATATGATCGCCACCTGCGGTTCCCCACTGAGCCGCAACTACACGTTCGGCTCCAATCTGGGCAAGGGCCTGAGCGTTGAAGAAGCC encodes:
- a CDS encoding Cna B-type domain-containing protein, which encodes MNNHDNGRVRGLFHAVAMIVAFVCAAACALAVALGAGVAVAHADETGRAGGTGTIELKYEYQGESLEGDGVSLYRVADWDGGAFTLRDEYADADFGTDARGWDGLMDDLKDGKASAEQFQAAANTLDAYVRAEGIEATQTGTIYGLGASFSGVDKGLYLVVYDRFEDAVKTCGSSASLVSVPSNENGKLVSDVKAYSKSSCEATPESPETTRVDVTKVWKGDTQQARPGSIQVQLIRDGEVYDTATLAAGNNWKHSWSGLDASHDWLVREKNVPEGYVVAVERDSTDVTITNTATKQASTGSNVMVVAGLMVAVALAALVTLAIVRTRRNRN
- a CDS encoding NAD(P)H-dependent glycerol-3-phosphate dehydrogenase → MTNVTVLGAGAWGTTFGQVLADAGNNVTMWAIEPEIVEGIRDHHHNGVRLPSVAVLPNNMTATGDRAEAVRDADIIIVAIAAQFARVALQEFKDLIPKTALVASLMKGIERSTGKRMDEVVTETLDLPAERFAAISGPNLSKQIADREPAATVVGCTDLDNARTIAAACSTDYFRAFVTRDVIGLEMCGSLKNVVALAVGMARGAGYGENTAAMIETRGLAELTALGAAAGADPKTFAGLAGVGDMIATCGSPLSRNYTFGSNLGKGLSVEEATKVSNGVAEGVPTTDAVVALGKQYGVATPLATAMSHVLSDGISCAQMLSELFDEGISEE
- a CDS encoding isopeptide-forming domain-containing fimbrial protein; the encoded protein is MKRAINALVAVLATVAMAVAGFMGAGTAFADEANTITGPKNGHTYEAYQIFTGDLADGKLSNVKWGSATAKNGTAVTDAELKTVTDLASKSVNDNAQATANAIAAYLKSDAQPTATIDDTNPTAQVPSGYYLIKDKNNTVPDGQAATTYIVTVAGNVTITPKSDVPSFEKKLKDTNDTTGETSDWQDSADYDINDAVPFKLEGTVASNYADYDTYYFAFHDVEENSLTFNKDSVKVYVDDTEITSGYSVVTEGLTDDCTFEVKFANLKTIDGVKAGSKIRVEYTSTLNENAVLGKHGNVNKAKLQFSNNPNDSQNGETSPTGETPWDNVIVFTYKTVINKVDDKNQPLKGAEFTLSKKMKDGSTKTVAVVKDSEGTTFTFNGLDDGDYVLTETKTPAGYNSIKPITFTVTANHTITWEGEDRDTILTSLSGNAASGEITFTPTDDKSELDTNVVNKPGSSLPETGGMGTIVLYAAGAVLVIAAGVYFGLKKKNAR
- a CDS encoding lysophospholipid acyltransferase family protein — translated: MASKGKPSPRSAVKPLSDAQVAKLAAAHHLVDPTRDFPTGPRTANTAEIEAQNPKATHRLLTGCDVVLRNRSKVRAWGLEHVPETGPFITAATHVTMYDVFVPMVGLFHQGRRPRYMAKAEMATWPLIGKWFQLVGMQPVQRRSGKAKAIEETSIEILTSGRPLTVWPEGTVTRDPQKWPMSMKNGVGVIALESSRRLGYQVPLFCSVTWGAASINHFWPWPRKNVVMCYDAALDYADLLEGSSEWGESVPEHLADELTRRIRVRMTEIMAEIRGEQAPDGYWDYRTMRRVRE
- a CDS encoding HTH domain-containing protein: MAGSQGLFTLKEAAYLRSLPAVKEVSATRITYSDRFKVECVRRYLKGESARKIFRDAGLDPSLIGAKRIERCIARWKTTKSIVDEAARIDANASGEDGVDTAASGQVGCIDAKSVLDSYDIANAAFAAISTSKSGREMFDVRDLIIYQQVQQITALQEKVAELQRRIEHLTDVAAARNVATETAAATD
- a CDS encoding SpaA isopeptide-forming pilin-related protein, with translation MRGNSNMTLHSAAWRRMVAAFVAVATLLAMVVVSGVASHQSAWAGELQGFDIGSKVTSLEIKKKVNGSWVDAVEITPDDDVRVTVQFVGAETQSIKSNGNKAYIKVDGPADCSSFAGKSYELTDSAYSVSHGGTPGNYEYVKQGDNWYIVLTFNDAYLDWGGQTIQGSVYLNMKAAQDQYPSDGKSETITIGEKSGQVTVKPGKDQQGGDGKGSYNLQKSASNLHYSEDSKTAYYDYTVTLTVNKDVTGPIEMKDTLTGKGWSYVEGSWKVSGDNAPSISPTVGTNDSGATASIIIGENGKTIKAGTYTITYSTSTSIESSKFKSKDGISNKVEISGSDAGTTIWPSSKTQTINKSGNYADGEITWTVTLNKGDIVQFLDQPADFTDTIPDGLELDGDVTVTQYNADGSVVGSSSATVTDGKTISYSTPTGQYYYVITYKTKVSDNASIPIGGKEFTNTGKTTGGLEGTSDGKVTVPNHVVDKQRVSQDNPTSTDGKTTANVHWKTTINVNGSLDGYTYDDYAGTYWSNILNKHVNPMSMSDAQRNAIVVKGADGKALTKGTDYTVSASDHTENGIATGLFKIIFKEVTGPVTIEYETTVDGSMLNGQTARNVAYVTDGKGHSDTDEAYTETIQVINKKDLIWKFSNTQNDGDASEKNIDLEVGQALPWTLWLNKGKTLTGDLTVVDTLPEGVKFDESSLKIAIASDGNVYGNVGTWGTLGDSSKVTYQYDSSTRQLTLRIPKEAYVVNGQSLMIFVTYSTPVTDASGKGFSDNDRLKFTNKASLEQNGETADTSFTENVKRTPVAKHGSYDQINGKLNYTIPLNPDGATLNGGSPLTVTDTLQAGSMQSKVKLDSVKLFTAVTVDGTIQAGTWVKDLQLADNASVDTYTYDEANNKFETKIADSTAYVLETTYSVSGADDVADDIQVTNTVKLSGNQEWNKSDQSTKIEAATGGSVSTGDHILLIKHDKAYFEKKLSGAKFTLEALRDGTWMSLAILITNDQGQALYPSGQENVGLRQTLYRLTEIQAPDGYELDSTPYYFYVIDEDATFDVPESIEGDQSYEPSNVVAYKLPKNQNAMLTIDRYDEEEVKPNPGQIKVTKVWKDKDGQEVTDPVALSKMVPVQITLTKTVTAEDGSVTTETVGTKELSSDNNWVCEWNDLSAEENVKYSVIETPVDGYRATYKLNGEASAGTNFSLEQDGDLVTVTNTPASASVELPSTGGMGDAWFIGGGVLTVLVASFGLAESLKNAKRSKVSQK
- a CDS encoding class C sortase, with the translated sequence MSRHRVRKAKASLGSRIMSAFFAFVLVAGLVLLAYPSVANWWNQLHQSRAVATYIAQSKDYSKQQRKVMIAMARQYNAQLSQRALLSKSENENDRWVMTDAEKRYYESVLDSTGTGVMGYVTIPSIKVRLPIYHGTDEGILQIATGHIAGSSLPVGGESTHAVVSGHTGLPSAKLFTGLDKLKKGDTFAFHVLDQTYTYQVDQISVVLPKDLSKLNIESGMDYATLVTCTPYGVNTHRLLVRGHRIANPDAADTTDYDARIRLMSAIIITTTLLVLTAIFSWLAWTTRRYLAQKRAMRPMPLSGEPWDDVAGIADPLNDNQRRHAKEWRK